In a genomic window of Jaculus jaculus isolate mJacJac1 chromosome 8, mJacJac1.mat.Y.cur, whole genome shotgun sequence:
- the Cstf1 gene encoding cleavage stimulation factor subunit 1: MYRTKVGLKDRQQLYKLIISQLLYDGYISIANGLINEIKPQSVCAPSEQLLHLIKLGMENDDSAVQYAIGRSDTVAPGTGIDLEFDADVQTMSPEASEYETCYVTSHKGPCRVATYSRDGQLIATGSADASIKILDTERMLAKSAMPIEVMMNETAQQNMENHPVIRTLYDHVDEVTCLAFHPTEQILASGSRDYTLKLFDYSKPSAKRAFKYIQEAEMLRSISFHPSGDFILVGTQHPTLRLYDINTFQCFVSCNPQDQHTDAICSVNYNPSANMYVTGSKDGCIKLWDGVSNRCITTFEKAHDGAEVCSAIFSKNSKYILSSGKDSVAKLWEISTGRTLVRYTGAGLSGRQVHRTQAVFNHTEDYILLPDERTISLCCWDSRTAERRNLLSLGHNNIVRCIVHSPTNPGFMTCSDDFRARFWYRRSTTD, translated from the exons ATGTACAGAACCAAGGTGGGCTTGAAGGACCGCCAGCAGCTGTACAAGCTGATCATTAGTCAGCTGCTGTACGATGGCTACATCAGCATCGCCAACGGCCTCATCAATGAGATTAAGCCTCAGTCGGTGTGCGCACCCTCAGAGCAGCTCCTGCACCTCATCAAGCTGG GAATGGAAAATGATGACTCTGCAGTTCAGTATGCCATTGGTCGGTCAGATACAGTTGCCCCGGGCACAgggattgacctggaatttgacGCTGATGTCCAGACCATGTCCCCAGAGGCTTCTGAGTATGAAACATGCTATGTCACCTCCCATAAAGGCCCGTGCCGTGTGGCCACCTACAGCAGAGATGGACAGTTAATAGCTACAGGCTCTGCTGATGCGTCCATAAAAATACTTGATACAGAAAGAATGCTGGCCAAGAGCGCCATGCCCATCGAG GTCATGATGAATGAGACCGCACAGCAGAACATGGAAAACCATCCAGTGATCCGAACTCTTTATGACCACGTGGATGAAGTCACCTGTCTCGCTTTCCACCCAACCGAACAGATCCTGGCCTCGGGCTCAAGGGATTATACTCTTAAACTGTTTGATTATTCCAAGCCGTCTGCAAAAAGAGCCTTCAAGTACATCCAG GAAGCTGAAATGTTGCGCTCCATCTCTTTCCATCCTTCTGGAGACTTTATACTCGTCGGAACTCAGCACCCTACACTTCGCCTTTATGACATCAACACCTTTCAGTGTTTTGTCTCTTGCAATCCTCAAGACCAGCACACCGATGCCATCTGTTCCGTGAACTATAATCCTAGCGCTAACATGTACGTCACTGGCAGCAAAGACGGCTGCATCAAGTTGTGGGATGGTGTTTCAAATCGCTGCATCACAACCTTTGAGAAAGCCCATGATGGTGCTGAAGTCTGTTCTGCCATCTTTTCCAAGAATTCTAAATACATTCTGTCAAGTGGGAAAGACTCTGTGGCTAAACTGTGGGAAATCTCAACAGGACGCACGCTGGTCAGATACACAG GCGCTGGCTTGAGCGGGAGGCAGGTGCACAGGACACAGGCCGTGTTCAACCACACGGAGGACTACATCCTGCTGCCCGACGAAAGGACCATCAGCCTGTGCTGCTGGGACTCCAGGACGGCCGAGCGCAGGAACCTGCTCTCCCTGGGCCACAACAACATCGTGCGCTGCATCGTGCACTCGCCCACCAACCCCGGCTTCATGACCTGCAGTGACGACTTCCGGGCGCGGTTCTGGTACCGGAGGTCCACCACTGACTGA